A genomic segment from Bacteroidales bacterium encodes:
- a CDS encoding bifunctional lysine ketoglutarate reductase /saccharopine dehydrogenase family protein, producing the protein MGIVIGIRHEDKYEMETRVPIVPGHVEWLVKHHNIDVVVQTSDKRVYKDEEFIKAGATVESDLKRCPIIFGVKEIPIPTFESKKTYIFFSHVIKGQKYNMPMLKKMMDLKCNLIDYEKVVDEQNKRLIFFGKYAGLAGMINSFWALGLRLKYYGYDSKLLKIKQAKNYKSLAEAKEDISSIGQLIAENGTPEELRPFTIGITGYGNVSQGVQEICGLLPVKEISPEKLLSLKNRKNLPNNIIYKVIFKEEHLVQPINPNDEFELQDYYNHPEKYRSVFEKYIPHLSMLLNCMYWDTKYPKLITKDYLKKLYSKGRPKLNVIGDITCDIDGSIECTTKPATIKDPIYIYNPFTGQATNGYEGEGILDMAVDILPSELPRDASLGFSDVLVNFVKPIAIADYDLPYEEIDLPRAIKKALILLKGELTPNYKYLEEYVKQEMI; encoded by the coding sequence ATGGGTATAGTTATAGGCATTAGACATGAAGACAAGTACGAAATGGAAACCCGCGTACCTATTGTTCCCGGGCACGTTGAATGGCTTGTAAAACATCACAATATTGATGTGGTAGTTCAAACATCAGATAAAAGAGTTTATAAAGACGAAGAATTTATAAAAGCAGGTGCAACTGTGGAGTCAGATTTAAAGCGATGCCCCATTATTTTTGGTGTAAAAGAAATTCCTATTCCTACTTTTGAAAGTAAAAAAACATATATTTTCTTTTCTCATGTAATTAAAGGGCAAAAATATAATATGCCCATGTTAAAAAAAATGATGGATTTAAAATGTAACCTGATCGATTACGAAAAAGTTGTTGATGAACAAAACAAACGTTTGATATTTTTTGGAAAGTATGCAGGGCTTGCAGGAATGATAAACTCTTTCTGGGCATTAGGATTACGGTTAAAATATTACGGTTATGATTCGAAATTATTAAAAATAAAACAGGCAAAAAATTACAAATCGCTGGCTGAAGCAAAAGAAGATATTTCCTCTATCGGACAATTGATTGCAGAAAATGGCACTCCTGAAGAATTACGTCCGTTCACTATAGGCATTACCGGCTATGGAAATGTATCCCAAGGAGTCCAGGAAATATGCGGATTGCTTCCTGTTAAAGAAATTTCGCCTGAAAAATTACTTTCATTAAAAAACCGCAAAAATCTTCCAAACAACATCATATATAAAGTTATCTTTAAAGAAGAGCACCTTGTACAACCCATCAATCCAAATGATGAATTTGAATTACAGGATTATTATAATCATCCGGAAAAATATAGAAGTGTTTTTGAAAAATATATCCCTCACCTTTCCATGCTGTTAAATTGTATGTATTGGGATACTAAATATCCTAAACTCATCACGAAAGATTATCTTAAAAAGCTATACAGCAAAGGCAGACCAAAACTTAATGTGATTGGTGATATTACCTGTGATATTGATGGCTCCATTGAATGCACAACAAAACCCGCAACTATAAAAGATCCAATTTATATATACAATCCTTTTACCGGTCAAGCAACAAATGGCTACGAAGGTGAAGGTATTCTGGATATGGCTGTTGATATACTTCCTAGCGAACTTCCGCGCGATGCATCATTAGGGTTCAGTGATGTACTTGTAAATTTCGTCAAACCTATTGCTATTGCCGATTATGACCTACCTTACGAAGAAATTGATTTGCCCAGGGCAATAAAAAAAGCACTTATATTATTGAAAGGAGAACTTACTCCTAATTATAAATATCTTGAAGAATACGTAAAACAAGAAATGATTTAA